From Micromonospora nigra, one genomic window encodes:
- a CDS encoding DinB family protein translates to MPASRLDLLRWQFDLTWSLFEYHLERLDPEDVLWAPAAHCWTVRPGPDGGWVPDWADAEPDPVPVPTIGWITWHIGWWWTVTIDHAQGRTPRERTEIAWPGDAGRAVAWLRDLRAQWSTVLDGLDDAALDVTAPFPWQGDPDHTVAHMVAWVNAELMKNAAEIGQLRLLRQAGG, encoded by the coding sequence ATGCCGGCATCCCGTCTCGACCTGCTGCGGTGGCAGTTCGACCTGACCTGGTCGCTGTTCGAGTACCACCTGGAGCGGTTGGATCCGGAGGACGTCCTCTGGGCGCCCGCCGCGCACTGCTGGACGGTGCGACCCGGGCCGGACGGCGGGTGGGTGCCGGACTGGGCGGACGCCGAGCCCGACCCTGTCCCCGTGCCGACGATCGGTTGGATCACCTGGCACATCGGCTGGTGGTGGACCGTCACGATCGACCACGCTCAGGGGCGGACGCCACGGGAGCGCACCGAGATCGCCTGGCCCGGTGACGCTGGCAGGGCGGTGGCGTGGCTGCGCGACCTCCGTGCCCAGTGGTCGACGGTGCTCGACGGCCTCGACGACGCCGCCCTCGACGTCACCGCTCCGTTCCCGTGGCAGGGCGATCCCGACCACACGGTCGCCCACATGGTCGCCTGGGTCAACGCCGAGCTGATGAAGAACGCCGCCGAGATCGGTCAGCTCAGGTTGCTCCGGCAGGCGGGTGGCTGA
- a CDS encoding SGNH/GDSL hydrolase family protein: MQRSRLATITLSMVATLVATLTLATPAQAAPSDHYVALGDSYSSGVGAGSYTAESGSCKRSTKAYPALYAADVRPASYRSVACSGATTTSVVNTQLGALSATTTLVSVTVGGNDVGFANIMTTCVLYGTTNCVAAVQAAEDKARAELATMLRNVYNGIRNRAPSARVVVVGYPVFYQLGTTCVGLSATSRAKINEGINLVNDITRSAAVAAGFAFADVRSQFVGHQLCSYGTKWLHALNIANIGVSYHPTAAGQSGGYYPVFRSAAD, encoded by the coding sequence GTGCAGAGATCCCGTCTGGCAACAATCACCCTGAGCATGGTCGCGACCCTGGTCGCCACCCTCACCCTGGCGACACCCGCCCAGGCCGCCCCCAGCGACCACTACGTCGCCCTCGGCGACTCCTACTCCTCCGGGGTGGGCGCCGGCAGCTACACCGCCGAGAGCGGCTCCTGCAAACGCAGCACCAAGGCCTACCCGGCGCTGTACGCCGCCGACGTGCGACCCGCGTCGTACCGCTCGGTGGCCTGCTCGGGCGCCACCACCACCAGCGTGGTCAACACGCAGCTCGGCGCGCTCAGCGCCACCACGACGCTGGTCAGCGTCACGGTGGGCGGCAACGACGTCGGCTTCGCCAACATCATGACCACCTGCGTGCTCTACGGCACCACCAACTGCGTCGCCGCCGTGCAGGCCGCCGAGGACAAGGCCCGGGCCGAGCTCGCCACCATGCTGCGTAACGTCTACAACGGAATCCGCAACCGGGCGCCCTCGGCCCGGGTGGTGGTCGTCGGCTACCCGGTCTTCTACCAGTTGGGCACGACGTGCGTCGGGCTCAGCGCCACCTCGCGTGCGAAGATCAACGAAGGTATCAACCTGGTGAACGACATCACCCGCAGCGCCGCCGTGGCCGCCGGGTTCGCCTTCGCCGACGTCCGGTCGCAGTTCGTCGGGCACCAGCTGTGCAGCTACGGCACGAAGTGGTTGCACGCCCTCAACATCGCCAACATCGGTGTCTCCTACCACCCGACGGCGGCCGGCCAGTCCGGCGGCTACTACCCGGTGTTCCGCTCCGCGGCCGACTGA
- a CDS encoding cellulose binding domain-containing protein, whose protein sequence is MPVPKSRVALLTSLLLVAAALPGINPSTASAAPDPVTVTVNARAGLAPVPDTALGINHAIWDQHLGSVETSDLLRDAGVQMMRYPGGSYADIYHWKDHTAPGGYVAPNTDFDTFMAGVRRAGAQPMIIANYGTGTPAEAAEWVHYANVTKGYGAKYWTVGNENYGNGHYGSAWEADEHPDKSASYYARLVVEYADAMKAVDPSIEVGAVLTMPGNWPDGITAGDDPGPWNQTVLSIAGSKIDFVDVHWYPGGSAAQSLARTNHVAEATYLLRQQLTRYAGPNADRIGISLTELNVDEGRNTQPGALFLADAYSELLANGVFTVQWWNVRNGIGTVSQVAGETDYDDYGILSSGGCTEDGSVCQPPLNTPFAPYHGLTMMKLFTTAGEQFVRAGTDEPLVTAHAVRRRDGDLAVLLVNKDPDNAHPVTIDYAGFTPSAAAPTVSTFTNGAAGITTGQSGSATGRTLPPYSLTTLVLRPAGVTAGRPAAPGQPAVGGVTERSATISWPAATPGGSPIAKYEVYRQNGAVSEQLGETASTSFTVDNLVPGSRYTVNVLARDTAGRVSWSSPPLTFATGAPATSSCSVRFTTDNDWGNGYIGGVEITNNGTQPINGWTLTWTWPTGWQQVSSGWNATWEQVGTGVRVTPTDDNRQIAAGGSVSGGFVGAYSGPNVLPTVFTLNGTVCTTG, encoded by the coding sequence ATGCCCGTTCCGAAGAGTCGCGTGGCACTCCTGACGAGCCTGTTGCTCGTCGCAGCCGCGCTGCCCGGCATCAACCCCTCGACCGCCAGTGCGGCACCCGACCCGGTCACCGTCACCGTGAACGCCCGCGCGGGCCTCGCGCCCGTGCCCGACACCGCGCTGGGCATCAACCACGCCATCTGGGACCAGCACCTCGGCAGCGTCGAGACGTCGGACCTGCTGCGCGACGCCGGCGTGCAGATGATGCGCTATCCCGGTGGCTCGTACGCCGACATCTACCACTGGAAGGACCACACCGCCCCCGGCGGGTACGTCGCACCGAACACCGACTTCGACACCTTCATGGCGGGGGTCCGGCGGGCCGGCGCCCAACCGATGATCATTGCGAACTACGGCACCGGTACGCCCGCCGAGGCCGCCGAGTGGGTGCACTACGCCAACGTGACCAAGGGCTACGGCGCGAAGTACTGGACGGTCGGCAACGAGAACTACGGCAACGGCCACTACGGGTCGGCGTGGGAGGCCGACGAGCACCCGGACAAGAGCGCGTCGTACTACGCGCGGTTGGTCGTCGAGTACGCCGACGCCATGAAGGCGGTGGACCCGAGCATCGAGGTCGGCGCGGTGCTGACGATGCCGGGCAACTGGCCGGATGGGATCACCGCCGGCGACGATCCGGGCCCCTGGAACCAGACCGTGCTCTCCATCGCCGGCTCCAAGATCGACTTCGTGGACGTGCACTGGTACCCCGGTGGCAGCGCCGCCCAGTCACTGGCCCGCACCAACCACGTCGCCGAGGCGACGTACCTGCTGCGGCAGCAACTCACCCGGTACGCCGGCCCGAACGCCGACCGCATCGGCATCAGCCTGACCGAACTGAACGTCGACGAGGGCCGCAACACCCAACCCGGGGCGCTGTTCCTGGCCGACGCCTACAGCGAACTGCTGGCCAACGGCGTCTTCACCGTCCAGTGGTGGAACGTGCGTAACGGCATCGGCACCGTGTCGCAGGTTGCCGGCGAGACCGACTACGACGACTACGGCATCCTCTCCAGCGGTGGCTGCACCGAGGACGGCTCGGTCTGCCAGCCGCCGCTGAACACGCCGTTCGCGCCCTACCACGGGCTGACGATGATGAAGCTGTTCACCACGGCCGGTGAGCAGTTCGTCCGAGCCGGCACCGACGAGCCCCTGGTCACCGCGCACGCCGTCCGCCGCCGCGACGGCGACCTCGCGGTACTGCTGGTGAACAAGGACCCGGACAACGCACACCCGGTCACCATCGACTACGCCGGGTTCACCCCGTCGGCCGCCGCCCCGACGGTGTCCACGTTCACCAACGGTGCCGCCGGCATCACCACCGGCCAGTCCGGCTCCGCCACCGGCCGGACCCTGCCGCCGTACTCGTTGACGACCCTGGTGCTGCGGCCGGCCGGCGTGACCGCCGGGCGGCCCGCGGCACCGGGTCAGCCGGCCGTCGGCGGCGTCACCGAGCGGTCCGCGACGATCTCCTGGCCGGCGGCCACGCCGGGCGGCAGCCCCATCGCCAAGTACGAGGTGTACCGGCAGAACGGCGCCGTCAGCGAGCAGCTCGGCGAGACCGCGAGCACCTCGTTCACGGTCGACAACCTGGTGCCCGGCAGCAGGTACACCGTGAACGTGCTGGCCCGGGACACGGCCGGACGGGTGTCCTGGTCCTCACCGCCGCTGACCTTCGCCACCGGCGCCCCGGCCACCAGCTCGTGCAGCGTGCGCTTCACCACCGACAACGACTGGGGCAACGGCTACATCGGCGGCGTCGAGATCACCAACAACGGAACCCAGCCGATCAACGGCTGGACGCTGACCTGGACGTGGCCGACCGGCTGGCAGCAGGTGAGCAGCGGCTGGAACGCCACCTGGGAGCAGGTCGGCACCGGCGTGCGGGTCACCCCCACCGACGACAACCGGCAGATCGCCGCCGGCGGCAGCGTGAGCGGCGGCTTCGTCGGCGCGTACAGCGGGCCGAACGTGCTGCCCACCGTGTTCACCCTCAACGGCACCGTCTGCACGACCGGCTGA
- a CDS encoding DUF1540 domain-containing protein, translating into MKTLLQSPPVRECAATACSFNDSGCHAPAITVASAGDAASCATFVESSVSGGVAEVTGAVGACARSECVYNTNLACTAESITVGPGATASDCLTYQPA; encoded by the coding sequence ATGAAAACCCTGCTGCAGTCACCCCCCGTGCGCGAATGCGCCGCCACGGCGTGCAGTTTCAACGACAGTGGCTGCCACGCTCCGGCGATCACGGTGGCCTCGGCGGGTGACGCCGCGTCATGCGCGACGTTCGTGGAGTCGTCGGTGAGCGGCGGGGTCGCGGAGGTGACCGGGGCCGTGGGTGCCTGCGCCCGCTCCGAGTGCGTCTACAACACCAACCTCGCCTGCACGGCGGAGTCCATCACCGTCGGCCCCGGCGCCACCGCCAGCGACTGCCTCACCTACCAGCCCGCCTGA
- a CDS encoding endo-1,4-beta-xylanase — translation MTPRRALATATLTVALIAGMTTALAPAAGAAGTTLKAAAAEKGRYFGAAVATGKLSDGQYVGILNREFNSVVAENEMKWDATEPQQGRFTYTGGDRLVSHARANGMSVRGHALLWHAQQPGWAQNMSGSALRNAAINHVTQVATHFRGQIHSWDVVNEAFADGGSGARRDSNLQRTGNDWIEAAFRAARAADPGAKLCYNDYNTDGINAKSTGIYNMVRDFKARGVPIDCVGFQSHLGTSLAGDYQANLQRFADLGVDVQITELDVMTGPNQANIYAAVTRACLAVARCTGVTVWGVRDSDSWRGSDDALLFDRSGNKKAAYNAVLDTLNAGTTPPPGSPVDTNAWYVLLNRNSGKALDVYNWSTADGGRLTQWPRTNGTNQQWQFVDSGGGYYRLKSRHSGKVLDVYNFSTSDGAAIVQWADGNGVNQQFRLAESSDGYLRLINRNSGKAVEVQGASTADAANIVQYFDWGGSNQQWQLIRIG, via the coding sequence ATGACACCCAGAAGAGCCCTGGCGACGGCGACACTCACCGTGGCACTGATCGCGGGCATGACGACGGCGCTGGCTCCTGCGGCCGGTGCCGCCGGAACGACACTGAAGGCGGCGGCGGCCGAGAAGGGCCGCTACTTCGGTGCCGCCGTCGCGACGGGCAAGCTCTCCGACGGCCAGTACGTCGGCATCCTCAACCGCGAGTTCAACAGCGTCGTCGCCGAGAACGAGATGAAGTGGGACGCCACCGAGCCGCAGCAGGGTCGGTTCACCTACACCGGCGGCGACCGCCTCGTCAGCCACGCCCGGGCCAACGGCATGAGCGTACGTGGCCACGCCCTGCTCTGGCACGCACAGCAGCCGGGCTGGGCGCAGAACATGTCCGGCAGCGCGCTGCGCAACGCCGCGATCAACCACGTCACCCAGGTGGCCACCCACTTCCGGGGGCAGATCCACTCCTGGGACGTGGTCAACGAGGCGTTCGCCGACGGTGGCAGCGGCGCGCGGCGTGACTCGAACCTGCAGCGTACGGGCAACGACTGGATCGAGGCGGCGTTCCGCGCGGCCCGGGCGGCCGACCCTGGCGCGAAGCTGTGTTACAACGACTACAACACCGACGGCATCAACGCGAAGTCGACCGGCATCTACAACATGGTGCGCGACTTCAAGGCCCGGGGTGTGCCGATCGACTGCGTCGGCTTCCAGTCCCACCTGGGCACCTCCCTGGCGGGGGACTACCAGGCCAATCTGCAGCGCTTCGCCGACCTCGGCGTCGACGTGCAGATCACGGAACTGGACGTCATGACCGGACCCAACCAGGCCAACATCTACGCCGCCGTCACGCGCGCCTGCCTGGCCGTCGCGCGCTGCACCGGCGTCACGGTCTGGGGGGTGCGCGACAGCGACTCCTGGCGCGGCAGCGACGACGCCCTGCTGTTCGACCGGTCGGGCAACAAGAAGGCGGCGTACAACGCCGTCCTCGACACCCTCAACGCAGGCACCACGCCGCCGCCGGGTTCCCCGGTGGACACCAACGCCTGGTACGTGCTGCTCAACCGCAACAGCGGCAAGGCGCTGGACGTCTACAACTGGTCGACGGCCGACGGCGGTCGCCTGACGCAGTGGCCGCGCACCAACGGCACGAACCAGCAGTGGCAGTTCGTGGACTCCGGCGGTGGCTACTACCGGCTGAAGTCCCGCCACTCCGGCAAGGTGCTCGACGTCTACAACTTCTCCACCTCCGACGGGGCGGCCATCGTGCAGTGGGCCGACGGCAACGGGGTCAACCAGCAGTTCCGGCTCGCCGAGTCGTCCGACGGTTACCTGCGGCTGATCAACCGCAACAGCGGCAAGGCGGTGGAGGTGCAGGGCGCGTCCACCGCCGACGCGGCGAACATCGTCCAGTACTTCGACTGGGGTGGCAGCAACCAACAGTGGCAACTGATCCGCATCGGATAG
- a CDS encoding RICIN domain-containing protein encodes MNDRAAAGAWSTPYRARRSWLAVLLAMATAIAGGVAVVVAAPAASAATVDTSAWYVLVNRHSGKALDVYGWSTADGGRLAQWARTDGANQQWQFVDSGGGFYRLKSRHSGKVVDVFNFSTANGASVVQWADGNGVNQQFRLADSAGGYVRLVNRNSNKVVEVQGASTADGGSIVQYDDWGGANQQWQLVRVADTGNPPPDGTGCGRAPTLSSGTHTIQSNGRSRSFILRVPADYDANNPYRLIFAFHWRGGTMQEISSGGTSGTPWSYYGQQEQSNNSAILVAPQGLGNGWANTGGEDVTFVDDMIRRIESDLCVNPRQRFALGFSWGGGMSYALACARATVFRAVAVISGAQISGCSGGTQPVAYFGLHGISDNVLSIAQGRSLRDTFVRNNGCTAQSPPEPGAGSRTHITTTYSGCRAGYPVQWAAYDNGHLPGPVDGTYAESGITTWTKGEIWRFFAQFS; translated from the coding sequence ATGAATGACAGGGCGGCGGCCGGCGCGTGGTCGACGCCGTACCGCGCCCGCCGGTCGTGGCTGGCCGTGCTGCTGGCGATGGCGACGGCGATCGCCGGTGGGGTCGCGGTCGTGGTGGCCGCACCGGCCGCGTCCGCGGCGACGGTCGACACGAGTGCGTGGTATGTGCTGGTCAATCGGCATAGTGGCAAGGCGTTGGATGTCTACGGCTGGTCGACGGCTGATGGTGGTCGGTTGGCACAGTGGGCGCGTACGGATGGGGCGAACCAGCAGTGGCAGTTCGTGGATTCCGGTGGTGGGTTCTACCGGTTGAAGTCCCGCCACTCCGGCAAGGTGGTGGATGTCTTCAACTTCTCGACGGCCAATGGTGCGTCGGTGGTGCAGTGGGCCGACGGCAACGGGGTCAACCAGCAGTTCCGGTTGGCGGACTCGGCGGGTGGTTACGTGCGTCTGGTCAATCGCAACAGCAACAAGGTGGTGGAGGTACAGGGTGCCTCAACCGCTGACGGTGGCAGCATCGTGCAGTACGACGACTGGGGTGGGGCCAACCAGCAGTGGCAACTGGTCCGCGTCGCCGACACCGGCAACCCGCCGCCGGACGGCACCGGATGCGGCAGGGCGCCGACGCTGTCCAGTGGCACGCACACCATCCAGAGCAACGGCAGGAGCCGCTCGTTCATCCTGCGGGTGCCCGCCGACTACGACGCCAACAACCCCTACCGGTTGATCTTCGCGTTCCACTGGCGGGGCGGCACCATGCAGGAGATCTCCTCCGGCGGCACCAGCGGAACCCCCTGGTCCTACTACGGCCAGCAGGAACAGTCGAACAACAGCGCGATCCTGGTCGCGCCGCAGGGGCTCGGCAACGGCTGGGCCAACACCGGCGGTGAGGACGTCACCTTCGTCGACGACATGATCAGGCGCATCGAGAGTGACCTCTGCGTCAACCCGAGGCAGCGGTTCGCGCTCGGCTTCAGCTGGGGCGGCGGCATGAGCTACGCGCTGGCCTGCGCGCGGGCCACCGTCTTCCGGGCCGTCGCGGTCATCTCCGGCGCGCAGATCAGCGGGTGCAGCGGCGGCACGCAGCCCGTCGCGTACTTCGGGCTGCACGGCATCTCGGACAACGTCCTGTCCATCGCCCAGGGCCGGTCGCTGCGCGACACGTTCGTACGCAACAACGGCTGCACCGCCCAGAGCCCACCCGAGCCGGGGGCGGGCAGCCGCACGCACATCACCACCACCTACTCGGGATGCCGGGCCGGCTATCCGGTGCAGTGGGCCGCGTACGACAACGGTCACCTGCCGGGGCCGGTGGACGGGACGTACGCCGAGAGCGGCATCACGACCTGGACCAAGGGTGAGATCTGGAGGTTCTTCGCGCAGTTCTCCTGA
- a CDS encoding serine hydrolase domain-containing protein: protein MTTKAPQDLADLARRTADLLAARHVGVVVGAVRGDESAVGAAGRTGVDHEGRPDAHTLFEIGSVTKVFTGLALARLALAGTVDLDEPVRALLPAGTAVPSRGGREITLRHLATHTSGLPRLPAGVRWWAAPWRTPPDPYAGYTADVVLAGLAHTGLRATPGDRCRYSNLGAGLLGLALATRTGTDYETLVAADVCQPLGLTDTAITLDAARQARLAQGHTGRRRPVPPWHLAALAGAGGLRSTAADLVTFLHAQLDATTEGTRQTAAGPTADAIRLSREITHPINRWTWTTLGWMGLRLHPRFGSAHQFWHNGGTGGFRSWIGLIPDRRAAVAVLTNTAHAPDTHAFDLLRALAFGGDLNGSSRP from the coding sequence GTGACCACGAAGGCCCCGCAGGACCTGGCCGACCTCGCGCGACGCACCGCCGACCTGCTCGCCGCCCGCCACGTCGGCGTCGTGGTCGGCGCCGTACGCGGCGACGAGAGCGCCGTCGGGGCGGCCGGGCGCACCGGCGTCGACCACGAGGGTCGCCCCGACGCCCACACCCTGTTCGAGATCGGTTCGGTGACCAAGGTGTTCACCGGGTTGGCGCTGGCGCGGCTGGCCCTTGCCGGCACCGTCGACCTCGACGAGCCGGTACGCGCTCTGCTGCCCGCCGGCACCGCCGTGCCGTCGCGCGGGGGCAGGGAGATCACCCTGCGTCACCTGGCCACCCACACCTCCGGGCTGCCCCGGCTGCCCGCCGGTGTGCGGTGGTGGGCTGCGCCGTGGCGTACCCCGCCCGATCCGTACGCCGGCTACACCGCCGACGTCGTCCTCGCCGGCCTGGCCCACACCGGGCTGCGCGCCACGCCCGGCGACCGGTGCCGCTACTCCAACCTCGGCGCCGGCCTGCTCGGCCTGGCCCTGGCGACCCGGACCGGCACCGACTACGAAACCCTCGTCGCCGCCGACGTGTGCCAGCCCCTGGGCCTGACCGACACCGCGATCACCCTCGACGCGGCACGGCAGGCACGGCTCGCCCAGGGGCACACCGGGCGCCGACGCCCCGTCCCACCGTGGCACCTGGCCGCCCTCGCCGGCGCCGGCGGGCTGCGCTCCACCGCCGCCGACCTGGTCACCTTCCTGCACGCCCAGCTCGACGCCACCACCGAAGGCACCCGTCAGACCGCCGCCGGCCCCACCGCCGATGCCATCCGGCTCAGCCGCGAGATCACCCATCCGATCAACCGCTGGACCTGGACCACCCTCGGCTGGATGGGGCTGCGCCTGCACCCCCGCTTCGGCTCGGCCCACCAGTTCTGGCACAACGGAGGCACCGGCGGGTTCCGGTCCTGGATCGGGCTCATCCCCGACCGACGAGCCGCCGTCGCGGTGCTGACCAACACCGCACACGCACCCGACACCCACGCCTTCGACCTGCTCCGGGCCCTGGCCTTCGGCGGCGACCTGAACGGCAGCAGCCGGCCGTGA
- a CDS encoding extracellular catalytic domain type 1 short-chain-length polyhydroxyalkanoate depolymerase: protein MRIRRRVLLGLVASLVAAGLVTAGLVAPALRPAYAASLTEVTSFGDNPGRMRMHVYVPDSRPARPATVVAMHGCGGSGPGFHSGSEFATLADRHGFIVIYPTATQQAGFGNCFDVWSDAAKRRDGGSDPVSIVSMLRHVQQQYGADPDRVYATGSSSGGMMTNHLLALYPDLFKAGAAFMGVPYNCFANAADFPPPGSQCTGGNMNRSPQQWGDPVRVAHPGHTGPRPRVQLWHGTNDTLVPFSLLQETIEQWTNVFGLSQTPTSTDTPQANWNRRRYADASGTVQVEAYSIQGAGHSLPGGGMAASAIQFFGLTDPPDPTTSPTPTTSPSPTASPTPTTPPGSGACRVTVAVNAWNTGLTENITVTNTATSAVNGWSLAFTLPGGQTITSGWNASYSPTSGQVTARNLAYNAGIPVNGSVTIGFQATHTGDTARPDSFTLNGVPCTVV, encoded by the coding sequence GTGAGAATCAGAAGGAGAGTGCTGCTCGGCCTGGTCGCGTCACTGGTTGCCGCCGGCCTGGTGACCGCCGGGCTGGTGGCCCCCGCGTTGAGGCCCGCGTACGCGGCGTCGCTGACCGAGGTGACCAGCTTCGGCGACAACCCCGGCCGGATGCGCATGCACGTCTACGTGCCGGACTCCCGCCCGGCCCGGCCGGCGACCGTGGTGGCCATGCACGGCTGCGGCGGATCCGGCCCCGGCTTCCACTCCGGCAGCGAGTTCGCCACCCTGGCCGACCGGCACGGTTTCATCGTGATCTACCCGACGGCGACCCAGCAGGCAGGGTTCGGCAACTGCTTCGACGTCTGGTCCGACGCCGCCAAACGCCGTGACGGCGGCAGCGACCCGGTGTCGATCGTCTCCATGCTGCGCCACGTGCAGCAGCAGTACGGCGCCGACCCGGACCGGGTCTACGCCACCGGCAGCTCGTCCGGCGGGATGATGACCAACCACCTGCTGGCCCTGTATCCCGACCTGTTCAAGGCCGGCGCCGCGTTCATGGGGGTGCCGTACAACTGCTTCGCCAACGCGGCGGACTTCCCGCCCCCGGGCAGCCAGTGCACCGGCGGGAACATGAACCGGAGCCCGCAGCAGTGGGGCGACCCGGTCCGGGTGGCCCATCCCGGCCACACCGGCCCCCGGCCACGGGTGCAGCTGTGGCACGGCACCAACGACACGCTCGTGCCGTTCTCACTGTTGCAGGAGACGATCGAGCAGTGGACCAACGTGTTCGGGCTGAGCCAGACACCCACCTCCACCGACACGCCCCAGGCCAACTGGAACCGGCGCAGGTACGCCGACGCCAGCGGCACCGTCCAGGTGGAGGCGTACAGCATCCAGGGCGCCGGGCACAGCCTGCCCGGCGGCGGCATGGCCGCGTCCGCCATCCAGTTCTTCGGCCTGACCGACCCGCCCGACCCGACCACGTCGCCGACCCCGACCACGTCGCCCAGCCCGACCGCGTCGCCGACCCCGACCACGCCGCCGGGCTCCGGTGCCTGCCGGGTGACCGTCGCCGTCAACGCCTGGAACACCGGGCTGACCGAGAACATCACCGTCACCAACACCGCCACCAGCGCCGTCAACGGCTGGTCCCTGGCCTTCACCCTGCCGGGTGGGCAGACCATCACCTCGGGCTGGAACGCCTCCTACTCCCCGACCAGCGGGCAGGTCACGGCCCGGAACCTCGCCTACAACGCCGGGATCCCCGTCAACGGATCGGTCACCATCGGCTTCCAGGCCACGCACACGGGTGACACCGCCAGGCCGGACTCGTTCACCCTCAACGGCGTGCCCTGCACGGTCGTCTGA
- a CDS encoding PaaX family transcriptional regulator — protein MASPFDIEDIYPDDTDHPLRLPRRQVGTSTQGVAVTLLADYTLRTRAALPSAAVVALLTETGVTTAGARTAISRLARRGVLDGSRRGRHSSYRLSRAAAANLSAGGHRILAPTDTTWDGCWTIVAFSLPQERGAQRRALRGQLRWCGYAPLYDGLWISPYDLTPPAQAQLAQLTPGAVTVFRARQTALASTGSRAPIDAWDVDAIGRHYEQFLRRWTPLLPQVEAGRVDGAAAVRARTEVMDTYRRFSTLDPQLPLELLPPGWGRRPARELFSAIYDGLAEPAQRHVRAVVARFTDGTQPGIQAHTTADLLIGVRDDASGP, from the coding sequence ATGGCAAGCCCGTTCGACATCGAGGACATCTACCCGGACGACACCGACCACCCGCTGCGGCTGCCCCGGCGGCAGGTCGGCACCTCGACCCAGGGCGTCGCGGTGACCCTGCTGGCCGACTACACCCTGCGGACCCGTGCCGCGCTCCCGTCCGCCGCCGTCGTCGCGCTGCTCACCGAGACCGGGGTGACGACGGCCGGCGCGCGTACCGCGATCAGCCGGCTGGCCCGGCGCGGCGTACTGGACGGCAGTCGGCGGGGACGGCACAGTTCCTACCGGCTCAGCCGCGCCGCCGCCGCCAACCTGTCCGCCGGCGGCCACCGCATCCTCGCCCCCACCGACACGACGTGGGACGGGTGCTGGACGATAGTCGCCTTCTCGCTGCCGCAGGAGCGAGGTGCGCAGCGCCGGGCCCTGCGCGGCCAACTCCGCTGGTGCGGCTACGCGCCGCTGTACGACGGGCTGTGGATCTCGCCGTACGACCTGACCCCGCCGGCCCAGGCGCAGCTCGCCCAACTCACCCCCGGTGCCGTCACCGTGTTCCGCGCACGGCAGACCGCGCTTGCTTCGACGGGCAGCCGCGCCCCCATCGACGCCTGGGACGTCGACGCGATCGGCCGGCACTACGAGCAGTTCCTGCGGCGCTGGACACCACTGCTGCCCCAGGTGGAGGCCGGCCGGGTCGACGGCGCGGCGGCGGTGCGGGCGCGTACCGAGGTCATGGACACCTACCGGCGCTTCTCCACCCTCGACCCGCAGCTTCCCCTGGAACTTCTCCCGCCGGGATGGGGCAGGCGGCCGGCCCGCGAGCTGTTCTCGGCGATCTACGACGGCCTCGCCGAACCCGCCCAGCGGCACGTCCGGGCGGTCGTGGCCCGGTTCACCGACGGCACGCAGCCGGGCATCCAGGCCCACACCACCGCCGACCTGCTCATCGGGGTGCGCGACGACGCGAGCGGCCCGTAA
- a CDS encoding RNA polymerase sigma factor, translating into MGVRVDETELVRRTARGDRAAFDELYRRTSPWLLVRLRRRCDDDDLVADVMQETYLAVWRAADSFAGVSAGSGLGWLWSIAARRLIDAFRRRARDSQAVPLPLALENPPAAEDVALAGTVGDDVGDALRRLAPELRQVLHAMVVDGLTVHETAVLLGLPEGTVKTRARRARLALREALS; encoded by the coding sequence ATGGGTGTGAGGGTGGATGAGACCGAACTGGTGCGGCGCACCGCGCGCGGCGACCGGGCGGCTTTCGACGAGCTGTACCGCCGGACGTCCCCGTGGCTGCTGGTCCGGCTGCGTCGGCGCTGCGATGACGACGACCTGGTCGCCGATGTCATGCAGGAGACGTATCTGGCGGTGTGGCGGGCCGCCGACTCGTTCGCGGGGGTGAGCGCCGGCAGCGGGCTCGGCTGGTTGTGGTCCATCGCCGCGCGGCGGCTGATCGACGCGTTCCGGCGGCGGGCGCGGGACTCGCAGGCGGTGCCGCTGCCGCTGGCCCTGGAGAACCCGCCGGCGGCGGAGGACGTGGCACTGGCCGGCACGGTCGGTGACGACGTCGGGGACGCCCTGCGCAGGCTGGCGCCGGAGCTGCGCCAGGTTCTGCACGCCATGGTGGTGGACGGACTCACGGTCCACGAGACCGCGGTCCTGCTCGGCCTGCCGGAGGGGACCGTCAAGACTCGCGCCCGCCGTGCGCGACTGGCTCTGCGGGAGGCGCTGTCATGA